TGTAAGCAGCGGAGTATCAGATATATCGGAAGTATCGGTATACCGCTTTGACCCGGCAAAAGGCGAATGGATAAGGATAGCTTCAGATTATCCAGAAGCCATGGGGAAAATGTTAGCACCCATAAGCGGAAGCGGAGTCTATGGAGTATTCAAATCCCAAGATACAGAACCGTCAGACTTTATAGTGGAAAGGATAGGTGAAGGAAGCTTCAAAAACGGAGAAGATGCCAATGTTACCGTGAGTATGACAAACAACGGTAATTCATCCCAGCAGGCTACCTTGATCATCTGCCTATATGACATTGAAAATGGTAAAAATGAGATGATAAATTACGCCTATGCATCGAAACAAGTGGCAGCAAAAGAAGTCGTAAGACTTACGGGAGGCTTCACCATACCGGATACCGGGACACACAAAGTAAAGGTATTCGTATGGGATACCTTTGAAGGTATGGAACAGCTGGCGGAGCCTATATTAATAGAGGTAGCGGACAATTAAAGGACATACATTAATTTAAAAATTTCTACTTATTTGAATATCCTCTTATATTCTGTATAGTGCAGGCTTAATGCCTGCACTATACAGTTTTATCGGAAATATGTATTATATGGTATTGCACAAAGCGTCACTTTTGTGTTATATTTAGATAAATAATAAAATTAAATATTTCATTACCGGGTGCCCGTTTAAAAACGGGTTAAAAGGGAAAGTGGTGAAAGACCACTGCAGCCCACCGTTACTGTGATGCTGACGAAACCTTGAAAAATCACTGGAATATATTCCGGGAAGATTGGGGAGTAGATTGAAGCTGAGCCAGGAAACCTGCCCGATAATTGTTGAGTCTTTCGGAGGGAAAGATAATGCAGTTCGGATGAACAGAATAATTATATCATTTGTTTATCTTTAATGTATGAAATGTATTGTTGGTAATACACCTCTGAAAAGCCGGAGGTGTTTTTTATTTTGACTGAGAAATAGCTCCGGATATCTTCCTGAATGCAGGAACTAAAGAACCATATGCTGTAAACTTCATCAATTGAGTTAACAGGCAACCTCCTTTATTTGTCCTGTGCAGATTTCAACCGTCTGCACAGGACAGCCTCATTTACATGATTATTTTATATTGTGCTAAACATCATTCTTATGATATATTTTAGATAAGCAAAAATAGAATATTCCATTACCGGGTACCCGTTTTATAGAAATGGGTTAAAAGGGAAAGTGGTGAAAGACCACTGCAGCCCACCGTTACTGTGATGCTGACGAAACCTTGAAAAAAATCACTGGGAGTATATTCCGGGAAGATTAGGGAGTAGAATGAAGCTCAGCCAGGAAACCTGCCCGATAATTGTTGAGTCTTTCGGAGGGAAAGATAATACAGGACAGGAAATAATGTTGATATAGTGTTATTTCATTTTTAATATTTAAAAGTTGTCTTTTTAGCGCCTCTGAATAAACAGGGGTGCTTTTTAATTTCATGAAAGGGGGGAATTCAGATGTAAGGTGTCGTACGGATGTATAAAAAGAAGATTTCTTTTTTTATATCGGGAGGTGGAACAAAGGGTTTGGATAGTGTAAAATATTTAAAAGAAAACTATGAAGAATGTATAACTCAATATCGTAGGGAAACCGACGAACAGCTTTATCAGCGGGTGCGCGATCTCGCCACAAAGTTGGGGCGTCTTCCGATAAAATCAGAGATTCCTGCCTTTGATTATTTAAAATACCGCCTGGGGAACTGGCCCAGAATCATGGAGAACGCGGGATTGAAGCCGGTAAGTGAGAAGCGCCGGCGCATGTTGGAGCAAAGAGTTCAAAAGAAAAAAGAAAAATGCTGCAGGAAGAATAAAAATACTTTAATTAAAGGAAGTGCATCGGATGACTGAGCTGGCCTTTTATGGAAAGGGTGGAATAGGAAAGTCTACCCTTTCGGCAAATATATCCGCCGCCCTTGCCAAAAAGAAGAATAAAATCCTTCAGGTGGGCTGCGACCCAAAGCACGATTCTACAAGGCTGCTGCTCCATGGGAACAGGATAAACACCGTTCTTGAATACATAAAAAGTACAAGCCCCGATAAATACAAGCTGGAGGATATTGTATTTGAAGGAGCCTATGGAATACATTGTGTCGAGGCAGGCGGACCGGAGCCGGGGGTAGGCTGTGCCGGAAGGGGAATTTTAACCACCTTCGAGCTTATTGATCGCCTTGGAATAAAAGGAAACAACTATGACGCAATTGTTTACGATGTTTTAGGCGATGTGGTCTGCGGTGGTTTTGCGGTGCCCATCCGCCGTGAATATGCGGACAAGGTATATATA
This genomic window from Oxobacter pfennigii contains:
- a CDS encoding homing endonuclease associated repeat-containing protein; its protein translation is MYKKKISFFISGGGTKGLDSVKYLKENYEECITQYRRETDEQLYQRVRDLATKLGRLPIKSEIPAFDYLKYRLGNWPRIMENAGLKPVSEKRRRMLEQRVQKKKEKCCRKNKNTLIKGSASDD